One region of Salvia miltiorrhiza cultivar Shanhuang (shh) chromosome 3, IMPLAD_Smil_shh, whole genome shotgun sequence genomic DNA includes:
- the LOC131019029 gene encoding uncharacterized protein LOC131019029 — MRDISDRFATDCSRDRLYKARKIALTLVRGSVEDHYAYLRSYIAELKRVDEEGTFEVVMGRDGVFQGLYIGHSALRKGFKESCRPLIGLDGCFLKTYLGGILMCAVGKDGNNQMFPIAWGAVSVENEVNWGWFVSLLVKDLEIGSGENYTFISDQQKGLMNAVSTYAPRAEHKNCARHIYMNWKKDNKGATLKTLFWRAVRSSTVQHYNKVIEKMKAESVGAYQDFIGREVSKFCKAFLSFNPKSDMVDNNISETFNGWILSARGKHLIHMMEEIRTSIMVRQVKKLHNMAEITYKICPMINKKLEKLKYEARNLNPLPALGDKFEVEEAGDKYVVNIPLKTCSCRMWELTGIPCKHAMCAIRFLKEDPSAYVSEYYTVSRYLQAYKYALEPLNGELLWPQCEGEKIKPPVVKKMPGRPKKNRVRDPLEVDPKNPSRLRRKCLVMTCGNCGEQGHNTRSCKKEKVEKTTTEKGKRGRPKKPTAPEVDKGKSPMPSKAE; from the exons ATGAGGGATATATCTGATAGGTTTGCTACTGATTGCAGTAGAGACAGGCTTTACAAGGCAAGGAAAATTGCCTTAACATTAGTCAGGGGGTCAGTTGAGGATCACTATGCTTATCTCAGAAGTTACATAGCTGAGTTGAAAAGGGTAGATGAGGAGGGTACTTTTGAGGTTGTGATGGGAAGAGATGGTGTATTCCAGGGACTTTACATAGGTCACAGTGCATTGAGGAAGGGGTTTAAAGAGAGTTGTAGACCATTAATTGGGTTGGATGGGTGTTTTTTGAAGACCTACCTAGGGGGTATATTGATGTGTGCTGTTGGGAAGGATGGGAACAACCAGATGTTCCCAATAGCTTGGGGAGCAGTGAGTGTTGAAAATGAGGTCAATTGGGGTTGGTTTGTGAGTTTACTTGTTAAAGACTTGGAGATAGGTTCTGGAGAGAACTACACATTCATTAGTGACCAGCAGAAA GGACTTATGAATGCTGTGAGTACATATGCTCCTAGGGCCGAGCACAAGAATTGTGCCCGGCACATATACATGAACTGGAAGAAGGACAACAAAGGAGCAACACTGAAAACCTTGTTCTGGAGAGCTGTTAGATCCAGTACAGTCCAGCACTACAATAAGGTGATTGAAAAAATGAAAGCTGAGAGTGTTGGAGCTTATCAAGATTTCATTGGGAGGGAAGTATCTAAATTCTGTAAGGCTTTCTTGTCTTTCAATCCTAAGTCCGACATGGTAGataataatataagtgaaaCGTTCAATGGATGGATACTTAGTGCTAGGGGTAAACATTTGATTCATATGATGGAAGAAATTAGGACATCTATCATGGTAAGGCAAGTAAAGAAACTGCATAATATGGCCGAGATAACATATAAGATTTGTCCTATGATAAACAAAAAGCTTGAGAAATTGAAGTATGAGGCTAGGAATTTGAACCCCCTACCTGCTCTTGGTGATAAGTTTGAGGTTGAGGAAGCTGGGGATAAGTATGTGGTGAACATTCCATTGAAGACATGTTCTTGTAGGATGTGGGAGCTTACTGGGATACCATGTAAGCATGCTATGTGTGCCATTAGATTTTTGAAGGAGGATCCATCAGCATATGTCAGTGAATACTACACAGTTAGTAGGTATTTGCAGGCATACAAGTATGCTTTGGAGCCCCTAAATGGTGAGCTACTGTGGCCACAGTGTGAGGGTGAGAAAATTAAGCCTCCAGTTGTTAAGAAAATGCCAGGGAGACCTAAGAAAAATAGGGTTAGAGATCCCCTAGAGGTTGATCCAAAGAACCCTAGCAGACTGAGAAGGAAATGCCTTGTTATGACATGTGGGAACTGTGGTGAACAAGGGCATAATACCAGGAGTTGCAAGAAGGAGAAGGTTGAAAAAACTACAACTGAAAAGGGAAAAAGGGGAAGGCCAAAGAAGCCAACTGCTCCAGAAGTTGACAAGGGGAAAAGCCCCATGCCTTCGAAGGCAGAGTAG
- the LOC131014552 gene encoding ethylene-responsive transcription factor ERF025-like, translated as MAAEDGSLPPPAAAAASPRSGRHPTYRGIRCRSGKWVSEIRKPRQTARIWLGTYPTPEMAAAAYDVAALALRGPEAVINFPGLAPTYPMPASFSDDDIRAAAAASASAIAPRNAGPGRQAQPPAGEASSSSSQAHEFVDEEALFGMPKLLDDMAQGMLVSPPRMKPAAEDEESPEDYSKNDSLWKYP; from the coding sequence ATGGCTGCTGAAGACGGCTCCCTCCCGCCGCCCGCCGCAGCCGCTGCCTCGCCGAGGTCAGGCCGTCATCCCACCTACCGCGGAATCCGGTGCCGGAGCGGTAAATGGGTGTCGGAGATCCGGAAGCCGCGTCAGACAGCGCGCATTTGGCTAGGCACGTACCCCACCCCCGAGATGGCAGCGGCGGCCTATGACGTGGCGGCGCTGGCCCTCAGAGGCCCCGAAGCCGTGATCAACTTCCCCGGCCTCGCTCCGACGTATCCCATGCCGGCCTCCTTCTCCGACGACGACATAAGGGCGGCCGCCGCAGCCTCCGCCTCAGCCATCGCGCCACGGAATGCCGGCCCCGGACGTCAGGCGCAGCCCCCGGCTGGCGAGGCGTCGTCGTCGAGCAGTCAGGCGCATGAGTTCGTCGACGAGGAAGCGCTGTTTGGAATGCCGAAGCTGCTGGACGACATGGCGCAGGGCATGCTGGTCAGCCCGCCGCGGATGAAGCCCGCAGCGGAGGACGAGGAGTCGCCGGAGGATTACTCCAAAAACGACAGTCTTTGGAAATATCCATGA